One stretch of Aeromicrobium fastidiosum DNA includes these proteins:
- the mce gene encoding methylmalonyl-CoA epimerase, with amino-acid sequence MTEPLVPAHLLLTIDHVGIAVPDLDDALEFYATTFGLHSVHEEVNEEQGVREAMLAVGDSDTRIQLLAPLSEESTIAKFIARNGQGIQQLAYRVADIEAVSAILRERGVRLLYDAPKRGTSDSRVNFVHPKDAGGVLVELVEPAKASTH; translated from the coding sequence ATGACTGAGCCCCTCGTGCCCGCGCACCTGCTGTTGACCATCGACCACGTCGGCATCGCCGTGCCCGATCTCGACGACGCGCTGGAGTTCTACGCCACGACGTTCGGCCTCCACTCGGTCCACGAGGAGGTCAACGAGGAGCAGGGCGTCCGCGAGGCGATGCTCGCCGTCGGCGACTCCGACACCCGCATCCAGCTGCTCGCGCCCCTCAGCGAGGAGTCGACGATCGCCAAGTTCATCGCGCGCAACGGACAGGGCATCCAGCAGCTGGCGTACCGCGTCGCCGACATCGAGGCGGTGTCGGCGATCCTGCGCGAGCGCGGCGTCCGGCTGCTCTACGACGCGCCCAAGCGAGGCACGTCCGACTCGCGGGTCAACTTCGTCCACCCCAAGGACGCGGGCGGCGTTCTGGTCGAGCTCGTCGAGCCCGCCAAGGCGTCAACGCACTGA
- a CDS encoding SSI family serine proteinase inhibitor: MRRAGLVAVSFAAMAALSACGSDASSDGGGSDGSGASPAAGTSLTIAVTPDEGATPKTYRLTCDPAGGDHPQAEQACDAIAAAGASVFEPVSSDQTCTQVFGGPQQATVKGTYDGKDVDASFSRQNGCEIDRWEKLGTTVFNVPLQ; the protein is encoded by the coding sequence GTGCGTAGGGCGGGGCTGGTCGCCGTCTCGTTCGCCGCGATGGCGGCGCTGTCGGCCTGCGGCTCGGATGCCTCGAGCGACGGTGGAGGGTCCGACGGCTCCGGCGCCTCGCCGGCCGCCGGCACGTCTCTGACGATCGCCGTCACGCCCGACGAGGGTGCCACGCCCAAGACCTACCGGCTGACCTGTGACCCGGCCGGGGGAGACCACCCCCAGGCCGAGCAGGCCTGCGACGCGATCGCCGCCGCGGGTGCATCGGTCTTCGAGCCCGTGTCGTCCGACCAGACGTGCACGCAGGTCTTCGGCGGACCGCAGCAGGCCACGGTCAAGGGCACCTACGACGGCAAGGACGTCGACGCGTCGTTCAGCCGCCAGAACGGTTGCGAGATCGACCGCTGGGAGAAGCTCGGCACCACGGTCTTCAACGTCCCCCTGCAGTAG
- a CDS encoding sensor histidine kinase: MRERVRGWRPLESIGFDIVLAGALMAVPILIGLASANGDLILDALLILPLVLRRRAPVLSFATICLLLAAQTVLVDTSRYGDVALLFALYAIASYGPLWAVWSGLVAGLLGAVVATADWMGGRADPKTTTVSLVTLATVVFASWLLGYLSRTRRAYVAALEDRAAQLERDAAQQAQIATAAERARIAREMHDVVAHSLSVMVVQADGALYASRRRPEQAVETLRTISSTGRSSLAEMRKLLGLLRDDAAADATLAPVPGAADLLDLVEQLRASGLTISLDVTGDLRRVDAATGLTTYRIVQEALTNTLKHGGPDVSASVDVRMTTDSVRIRVDDDGRGSTVADDGAGHGIVGMRERIAVHAGQVEAGPRPGGGFRVTAVVPLEAP; this comes from the coding sequence ATGCGCGAACGTGTCCGGGGCTGGCGGCCACTGGAGTCGATCGGCTTCGACATCGTCCTGGCCGGCGCGCTGATGGCCGTCCCGATCCTGATCGGCCTGGCGTCCGCGAACGGCGACCTGATCCTCGATGCGCTGCTGATCCTCCCGCTCGTGCTGCGACGGCGCGCGCCGGTGCTCTCGTTCGCGACGATCTGCCTGCTCCTGGCGGCGCAGACCGTCCTGGTCGACACGTCCCGGTACGGCGACGTCGCCCTGCTGTTCGCGCTGTACGCGATCGCGTCGTACGGGCCGCTGTGGGCGGTGTGGAGCGGTCTCGTCGCCGGGCTGCTGGGGGCCGTCGTGGCGACGGCCGACTGGATGGGCGGCCGTGCCGACCCCAAGACGACGACGGTCTCGCTCGTCACCCTGGCCACGGTCGTCTTCGCGTCGTGGCTGCTCGGATATCTGTCGCGCACCCGGCGTGCGTACGTCGCCGCCCTGGAGGACCGCGCGGCCCAGCTCGAGCGCGACGCCGCGCAGCAGGCCCAGATCGCGACCGCCGCCGAGCGCGCGCGCATCGCTCGCGAGATGCACGACGTCGTCGCGCACAGCCTGTCGGTCATGGTCGTGCAGGCCGACGGTGCGCTCTACGCCTCGCGCCGGCGCCCCGAGCAGGCGGTCGAGACCCTGCGCACCATCTCGTCGACGGGCCGCTCATCGCTCGCCGAGATGCGCAAGCTGCTCGGCCTGCTGCGTGACGACGCCGCTGCCGACGCGACCCTCGCGCCGGTGCCCGGGGCGGCCGACCTGCTCGACCTCGTCGAGCAGCTGCGCGCCAGCGGCCTGACGATCTCCCTCGACGTCACGGGTGATCTGCGGCGCGTCGACGCCGCGACGGGCCTGACGACCTACCGGATCGTGCAGGAGGCGCTCACCAACACGCTCAAGCACGGCGGGCCCGACGTCAGCGCCTCGGTCGACGTGCGCATGACGACCGACTCGGTCCGCATCCGCGTCGACGACGACGGACGCGGATCGACCGTCGCCGACGACGGGGCCGGGCACGGCATCGTCGGCATGCGCGAGCGGATCGCCGTCCATGCGGGGCAGGTCGAGGCCGGACCACGGCCCGGCGGCGGGTTCCGCGTCACGGCCGTCGTCCCGCTGGAGGCCCCGTGA
- a CDS encoding alpha/beta hydrolase → MTERIRGNSVLPARREPITLETADGLQLVGELALPLDRPPVATMICLHPLPTHGGMMDSHLFRKASYRLPALAGIAVLRFNTRGTSSVQGTSEGSFDNGVGERFDVAAAVEHAEFADLPNIWLVGWSFGTDLTLMYGLEPSVQGIVLLSPPLRYSRPEHLTAWAESGRPVTALVPEHDDYLQPAEARERFAAIPQAEVVGVDGAKHLWVGDSERALDEITRRLVPDVAVPLPNTWDGPMDRADSSAYADRTVAAFKDVPVQPAD, encoded by the coding sequence ATGACCGAACGAATCCGCGGCAACTCCGTCCTGCCCGCCAGGCGTGAGCCGATCACGCTCGAGACGGCCGACGGCCTCCAGCTGGTCGGCGAGCTGGCCCTGCCGCTCGACCGGCCGCCGGTGGCGACCATGATCTGCCTGCACCCCCTGCCGACCCACGGCGGCATGATGGACAGCCACCTGTTCCGCAAGGCGTCCTACCGCCTGCCCGCCCTCGCCGGCATCGCTGTGCTGCGCTTCAACACGCGCGGCACGTCGAGCGTGCAGGGCACCAGCGAGGGCTCGTTCGACAACGGGGTGGGGGAACGGTTCGACGTCGCCGCCGCGGTCGAGCACGCCGAGTTCGCCGACCTGCCGAACATCTGGCTGGTCGGCTGGTCGTTCGGCACCGACCTGACGCTGATGTACGGGTTGGAGCCGTCGGTGCAGGGCATCGTGCTGCTGTCGCCACCGCTGCGCTACTCCCGCCCCGAGCACCTCACGGCCTGGGCCGAGTCGGGCCGGCCGGTCACGGCGCTGGTGCCCGAGCACGATGACTACCTGCAGCCTGCCGAGGCGCGAGAGCGCTTCGCGGCGATCCCGCAGGCCGAGGTCGTCGGCGTCGACGGGGCCAAGCACCTGTGGGTGGGTGACTCAGAGCGCGCTCTGGACGAGATCACGCGCCGCCTCGTGCCCGATGTCGCCGTCCCGCTGCCCAACACCTGGGACGGCCCGATGGACCGCGCGGACTCATCGGCCTACGCCGACCGCACCGTGGCGGCCTTCAAGGACGTCCCGGTGCAGCCGGCCGACTGA
- the nucS gene encoding endonuclease NucS encodes MRLLIARCQVDYAGRLAAHLPLATRLIMVKNDGSVLIHSDGGSYKPLNWMSPPCTLREGMAEDGTIEWTVTAGKTDDTLRILIEEVLHDSAHELGVDPGLQKDGVEKHLQELLAEHTAALGPGMSLVRREFMTAIGPVDLLCRDASNAAVAVEIKRRGDIDGVEQLTRYLELMNRDPALRPVRGIFAAQEIKPQARVLAADRGIECVIVNYDELRGIDDPSLRLF; translated from the coding sequence GTGAGACTCCTCATCGCGCGCTGCCAGGTCGACTACGCAGGTCGGCTGGCGGCGCACCTCCCCCTGGCCACGCGCCTCATCATGGTCAAGAACGACGGCTCGGTGCTGATCCACTCCGACGGCGGCTCCTACAAGCCGCTCAACTGGATGAGCCCGCCGTGCACGCTGCGCGAGGGCATGGCCGAGGACGGCACGATCGAGTGGACCGTCACGGCCGGCAAGACCGATGACACCCTGCGCATCCTGATCGAGGAGGTGCTGCACGACTCGGCCCACGAGCTGGGCGTCGACCCGGGCCTGCAGAAGGACGGCGTCGAGAAGCACCTGCAGGAGCTGCTGGCCGAGCACACCGCCGCTCTCGGACCGGGCATGAGCCTCGTGCGTCGTGAGTTCATGACCGCGATCGGACCGGTCGACCTGTTGTGCCGCGACGCCTCCAACGCCGCTGTCGCGGTCGAGATCAAGCGCCGCGGCGACATCGACGGGGTCGAGCAGCTGACCCGCTACCTCGAGCTCATGAACCGCGACCCCGCCCTGCGTCCGGTGCGCGGCATCTTCGCGGCCCAGGAGATCAAGCCGCAGGCCCGCGTGCTGGCAGCCGATCGCGGCATCGAGTGCGTCATCGTCAACTACGACGAGCTCCGCGGCATCGACGATCCCAGCCTCCGGCTGTTCTAG
- a CDS encoding ABC transporter ATP-binding protein: MSTSPVLDHPTASPGVAAETRGLTKVYGTGEAQVHALAGVDLTIQSGRFTAIMGPSGSGKSTLMHCLAGLDQATSGEVVVGDQRLAAMSDNQLTRFRRDHVGFVFQSFNLLPMLTAKQNILLPLDLAGVDPDWTWFDELIGVLGLADRLTHRPTQLSGGQQQRVAVARALMSRPRIVFADEPTGNLDSRTSAEVLEFLRRSVRELGQTVVMVTHEPSAAAYADRVVVVADGRVAGQLDSPTQDDVLDALRTMGG, translated from the coding sequence ATGAGCACGTCACCCGTCCTCGACCATCCCACCGCCTCGCCCGGCGTCGCCGCCGAGACCCGGGGCCTGACCAAGGTCTACGGGACCGGCGAGGCCCAGGTGCACGCGCTCGCCGGTGTCGACCTCACGATCCAGAGCGGGCGGTTCACCGCGATCATGGGCCCGTCGGGCTCCGGCAAGTCGACGCTGATGCACTGCCTCGCGGGCCTCGACCAGGCCACGTCGGGCGAGGTCGTGGTGGGCGACCAACGACTCGCGGCGATGTCGGACAACCAGCTCACGCGATTCCGCCGCGACCACGTCGGCTTCGTGTTCCAGTCGTTCAACCTGTTGCCGATGCTGACCGCCAAGCAGAACATCCTGCTGCCGCTCGACCTGGCCGGCGTCGACCCCGACTGGACGTGGTTCGACGAGCTGATCGGCGTGCTGGGGCTGGCCGATCGCCTCACGCACCGACCCACCCAGCTGTCCGGCGGGCAGCAGCAGCGCGTCGCGGTCGCCCGGGCGCTCATGAGCCGTCCCCGCATCGTCTTCGCCGACGAGCCGACCGGCAACCTCGACAGCCGCACCAGCGCGGAGGTGCTGGAGTTCCTGCGCCGCTCCGTCCGCGAGCTGGGCCAGACCGTCGTCATGGTGACCCACGAGCCCTCCGCCGCCGCCTATGCCGACCGCGTCGTGGTGGTCGCCGACGGCCGGGTCGCCGGGCAGCTCGACTCCCCCACCCAGGACGACGTGCTCGACGCCCTGCGCACGATGGGCGGCTGA
- a CDS encoding acetyl-CoA C-acetyltransferase codes for MTQSVIVAGARTPIGRLLGGLKTLSGSDLGGLAIKGALEKAGVSGDQVDYVIMGQVLQAGAGQVPARQAAHKGGIPLNVPALTINKVCLSGINAIALADQLIRAGEYDIVVAGGQESMTQAPHMLLGSREGTKYGDTKLVDHMAADGLWDALTDQAMGGLTEQINAEKQQFTREQQDAFSAASHQKAAVAQKNGVFDEEIVPVEIPTRKGDPIVVSADEGVRGDTTTESLGKLRPAFDKAGTITAGSASQISDGAAAVVVMSKAKAEELGLSWIAEIGAAGTVAGPDSSLQSQPANAIALACQKEGITPADLDLVEINEAFAAVGIASTAELGISDDIVNVNGGAIALGHPIGASGARIALHLALELGRRGGGVGAAALCGGGGQGDALILRVPQK; via the coding sequence ATGACCCAGTCCGTCATCGTCGCCGGCGCGCGCACCCCGATCGGCCGCCTGCTCGGCGGTCTCAAGACCCTCTCCGGGTCCGACCTCGGCGGCCTTGCCATCAAGGGCGCGCTCGAGAAGGCCGGTGTCTCCGGCGACCAGGTCGACTACGTGATCATGGGCCAGGTGCTGCAGGCCGGCGCCGGCCAGGTGCCCGCCCGTCAGGCGGCCCACAAGGGCGGCATCCCGCTGAACGTCCCGGCCCTGACGATCAACAAGGTGTGTCTGTCGGGCATCAACGCGATCGCCCTGGCCGACCAGCTGATCCGCGCGGGCGAGTACGACATCGTCGTCGCGGGTGGCCAGGAGTCGATGACCCAGGCGCCCCACATGCTGCTCGGCTCGCGCGAGGGCACCAAGTACGGCGACACCAAGCTCGTCGACCACATGGCCGCCGACGGCCTCTGGGACGCCCTGACCGACCAGGCCATGGGCGGCCTGACCGAGCAGATCAACGCCGAGAAGCAGCAGTTCACCCGCGAGCAGCAGGACGCCTTCAGCGCCGCGTCGCACCAGAAGGCCGCCGTCGCGCAGAAGAACGGTGTCTTCGACGAGGAGATCGTCCCCGTCGAGATCCCCACGCGCAAGGGCGACCCGATCGTGGTGTCCGCCGATGAGGGCGTCCGCGGCGACACGACGACCGAGTCGCTGGGCAAGCTGCGTCCCGCCTTCGACAAGGCCGGCACGATCACGGCCGGCTCGGCCAGCCAGATCTCCGACGGCGCTGCCGCCGTCGTGGTCATGAGCAAGGCCAAGGCCGAGGAGCTCGGCCTGTCGTGGATCGCCGAGATCGGTGCCGCCGGCACGGTCGCCGGCCCCGACTCGAGCCTGCAGAGCCAGCCCGCCAACGCCATCGCCCTGGCGTGCCAGAAGGAGGGCATCACGCCCGCCGATCTCGACCTCGTCGAGATCAACGAGGCGTTCGCGGCCGTCGGCATCGCCAGCACCGCCGAGCTCGGCATCAGCGACGACATCGTCAACGTCAACGGCGGTGCGATCGCACTGGGTCACCCCATCGGCGCCAGCGGGGCCCGCATCGCCCTGCACCTGGCGCTCGAGCTGGGTCGTCGCGGCGGTGGCGTCGGTGCGGCGGCGCTGTGCGGCGGCGGTGGCCAGGGCGACGCCCTGATCCTGCGCGTCCCCCAGAAGTAG
- a CDS encoding response regulator produces the protein MKVFLVDDQQLVRAGFRMLIESQDDMEVVGEAGDGAEATERLAVTAADIVLMDVRMPRMDGVEATRVIAARGERPRVVVLTTFDLDEYVYSALHAGASAFLLKDAPPEVLLAAIRDVHAGDAVVAPSATRRMLERFLSEPAAPRPDGDPRLADLTAREREVLELIARGRSNQEISAELFLAEATVKTHVGRILAKTGSRDRVHLVVLGYDTGLVAPAG, from the coding sequence GTGAAGGTCTTCCTGGTCGACGACCAGCAGCTCGTCCGTGCCGGTTTCCGGATGCTGATCGAGTCGCAGGACGACATGGAGGTCGTCGGCGAGGCCGGTGACGGCGCAGAGGCGACCGAGCGGCTCGCCGTCACCGCCGCCGACATCGTGCTGATGGACGTGCGCATGCCCCGCATGGACGGCGTCGAGGCCACCCGTGTGATAGCCGCGCGGGGAGAGCGCCCGCGCGTCGTCGTGCTGACGACGTTCGACCTCGACGAGTACGTCTACAGCGCCCTGCACGCCGGCGCCTCGGCCTTCCTGCTGAAGGACGCCCCGCCGGAGGTCCTGCTCGCCGCGATCCGTGACGTCCATGCCGGCGACGCCGTGGTCGCACCCAGCGCGACCCGTCGCATGCTCGAGCGGTTCCTGAGCGAGCCGGCGGCACCCCGGCCAGACGGCGACCCTCGCCTCGCTGACCTGACGGCGCGCGAGCGCGAGGTGCTCGAGCTCATCGCACGGGGCCGGTCGAACCAGGAGATCTCCGCCGAGCTGTTCCTCGCCGAGGCGACGGTCAAGACCCACGTGGGGCGCATCCTCGCCAAGACGGGATCGCGCGACCGCGTCCACCTGGTCGTGCTGGGCTACGACACCGGGCTGGTCGCCCCCGCGGGCTGA
- a CDS encoding 3-hydroxyacyl-CoA dehydrogenase family protein yields the protein MQEIVDRLTSTDPAADVARTLLLPYLNHAATMYESGYATSDDIDASMRFGCGYPIGPLALVDALGAQTVVNGLEKLYAETGDELHQPASVLADQAAQGTSFAAAADADGTSAPQLRHEITTVGVVGTGTMASGIVEVFAKAGYDVTFVGRGEDKIAGVVAAITKSLDKAVARGKLDEDGRSDVLVRLTGSTEREALAGADIIVEAIAEDLDVKLALFADLDRIAKPGAILATTTSSLSINACAAATSRPQDVIGMHFFNPAAIMKLVEVVTADDTSAEVDETVRALCLATGKHPVSCGDRAGFIVNALLFPYLNDAIRLHEAGGASLDEIDEALKGTKLPMGPFQLLDVVGNDVSLAIQQSLVETFGHAGWQPAPTLERLVAEGKLGRKTGEGFHTY from the coding sequence ATGCAGGAAATCGTCGATCGTCTCACCTCGACTGACCCGGCCGCCGACGTCGCGCGGACGCTGCTGCTGCCCTATCTGAACCACGCAGCCACGATGTATGAGAGTGGCTACGCCACCAGCGACGACATCGACGCCTCGATGCGGTTCGGCTGCGGCTACCCGATCGGCCCGCTGGCCCTCGTCGACGCCCTGGGCGCCCAGACCGTCGTGAACGGCCTGGAGAAGCTGTACGCCGAGACCGGCGACGAGCTGCACCAGCCCGCATCGGTGCTGGCCGACCAGGCGGCGCAGGGCACCTCGTTCGCCGCTGCCGCCGATGCCGATGGCACCTCGGCCCCCCAGCTGCGCCACGAGATCACCACGGTCGGCGTGGTCGGCACCGGCACGATGGCCTCGGGCATCGTCGAGGTCTTCGCCAAGGCCGGCTACGACGTGACCTTCGTGGGACGCGGCGAGGACAAGATCGCCGGCGTCGTCGCCGCGATCACCAAGAGCCTCGACAAGGCCGTGGCCCGGGGCAAGCTCGACGAGGACGGTCGGTCGGACGTCCTGGTACGCCTGACCGGCTCGACCGAGCGCGAGGCCCTCGCCGGCGCCGACATCATCGTCGAGGCCATCGCCGAGGACCTCGACGTCAAGCTCGCACTGTTCGCCGATCTCGATCGCATCGCCAAGCCCGGCGCGATCCTGGCCACGACGACGTCGTCGCTGTCGATCAACGCCTGTGCTGCGGCGACGAGCCGTCCGCAGGACGTCATCGGCATGCACTTCTTCAACCCCGCCGCGATCATGAAGCTCGTCGAGGTCGTCACGGCCGACGACACCTCGGCCGAGGTCGACGAGACGGTGCGGGCGCTGTGCCTGGCCACGGGCAAGCACCCCGTGTCGTGCGGCGACCGTGCTGGCTTCATCGTCAACGCTCTGCTGTTCCCGTACCTCAACGACGCCATCCGTCTGCACGAGGCCGGTGGCGCGAGCCTCGACGAGATCGACGAGGCGCTCAAGGGCACCAAGCTGCCGATGGGCCCGTTCCAGCTGCTCGACGTCGTGGGCAACGACGTGTCGCTCGCGATCCAGCAGTCGTTGGTCGAGACCTTCGGCCACGCGGGCTGGCAGCCCGCGCCGACCCTCGAGCGTCTCGTCGCCGAGGGCAAGCTCGGTCGCAAGACGGGCGAGGGCTTCCACACGTACTGA
- the ccrA gene encoding crotonyl-CoA carboxylase/reductase, whose protein sequence is MQQILDAILAGDTAAEDFAAIPLPETYKGITVHKDEVDMFAGLASRDKDPRKSLHLDDVPVPELAPGEALVAVMASAINYNTVWTSIFEPVSTFSFLERYGKLSEFTKRHDLPYHVVGSDLAGVVLRTGPGVNAWKPGAEVVAHCLSVELESPDGHDDTMMDPQQRIWGFETNFGGLAQLAIVKSNQLLPKPDHLTWEEAASPGLVNATAYRQLVSKNGAHMKQGDVVLIWGASGGLGSYATQMALNGGAIPVCVVSSPEKAEIVRSLGAQHVIDRSAEGYTFWKDENTQDPKEWQRFGKKIRELTGGEDPDIVFEHPGRETFGASVYVTRKGGTIITCASTSGYMHQYDNRYLWMNLKNIKSSHFANYREAFEANRLIDKGLIHPTLSKVYTLDQTGQAALDVHHNLHQGKVGVLCLAPEEGLGVRDEAKRAQFLTEINRFRGI, encoded by the coding sequence GTGCAGCAGATCCTCGACGCCATCCTTGCGGGCGACACCGCCGCGGAGGACTTCGCGGCGATCCCCCTTCCCGAGACCTACAAGGGCATCACCGTCCACAAGGACGAGGTCGACATGTTCGCGGGGCTCGCTAGCCGCGACAAGGACCCCCGCAAGAGCCTGCACCTCGACGACGTGCCGGTTCCCGAGCTCGCCCCCGGTGAGGCCCTGGTCGCCGTCATGGCCAGCGCGATCAACTACAACACCGTGTGGACGTCGATCTTCGAGCCCGTCTCGACGTTCAGCTTCCTCGAGCGCTACGGCAAGCTGTCGGAGTTCACCAAGCGCCACGACCTGCCGTACCACGTCGTCGGCTCCGACCTCGCCGGCGTCGTCCTGCGCACGGGCCCCGGCGTCAACGCCTGGAAGCCCGGTGCCGAGGTCGTCGCGCACTGCCTGTCGGTCGAGCTGGAGAGCCCCGACGGCCACGACGACACGATGATGGACCCGCAGCAGCGCATCTGGGGCTTCGAGACCAACTTCGGCGGCCTCGCGCAGCTCGCGATCGTCAAGTCCAACCAGCTGCTGCCCAAGCCCGACCACCTGACGTGGGAGGAGGCGGCCAGCCCGGGCCTCGTCAATGCGACGGCCTACCGCCAGCTGGTCTCCAAGAACGGTGCCCACATGAAGCAGGGCGACGTGGTCCTGATCTGGGGCGCCTCGGGAGGCCTCGGCTCGTACGCGACGCAGATGGCCCTCAACGGAGGAGCCATCCCCGTGTGCGTCGTCTCGTCGCCCGAGAAGGCCGAGATCGTGCGTTCGCTGGGTGCCCAGCACGTCATCGACCGCTCCGCGGAGGGATACACGTTCTGGAAGGACGAGAACACCCAGGATCCCAAGGAGTGGCAGCGGTTCGGCAAGAAGATCCGCGAGCTCACGGGCGGCGAGGACCCCGACATCGTCTTCGAGCACCCGGGACGCGAGACCTTCGGCGCGTCGGTCTACGTCACCCGCAAGGGCGGCACGATCATCACCTGCGCGTCGACCTCGGGCTACATGCACCAGTACGACAACCGCTACCTCTGGATGAACCTCAAGAACATCAAGAGCTCGCACTTCGCCAACTACCGCGAGGCCTTCGAGGCCAACCGCCTGATCGACAAGGGACTGATCCACCCGACCCTGTCGAAGGTCTACACGCTCGACCAGACCGGCCAGGCGGCGCTCGACGTCCACCACAACCTCCACCAGGGCAAGGTCGGCGTCCTGTGCCTGGCACCCGAGGAGGGCCTGGGCGTCCGCGACGAGGCCAAGCGCGCCCAGTTCCTGACCGAGATCAACCGCTTCCGCGGCATCTGA
- a CDS encoding ferritin has protein sequence MAAPAFVERLNEQIGHEFSAHQQYIAIATYYDALTMPQMAALFYQQAQEERDHAMMMVQYLLDADHTPVIPALPAPRVDFADVIEPVAVALEQEKRVTEQIGELTRIARDANDFASDQFMQWFIKEQVEELSKMGDLLAVVTRSKADYERIEDWVAREETGGETDPTAPRIAGA, from the coding sequence ATGGCAGCACCAGCATTCGTCGAGCGACTCAACGAGCAGATCGGCCACGAGTTCAGCGCGCACCAGCAGTACATCGCGATCGCGACGTACTACGACGCGCTGACGATGCCCCAGATGGCGGCGCTGTTCTACCAGCAGGCGCAGGAGGAGCGCGATCACGCGATGATGATGGTCCAGTACCTCCTCGACGCCGATCACACCCCGGTCATCCCCGCGCTCCCCGCCCCCCGTGTCGACTTCGCCGATGTCATCGAGCCCGTCGCGGTCGCGCTCGAGCAGGAGAAGCGGGTCACCGAGCAGATCGGCGAGCTGACGCGCATCGCCCGCGACGCCAACGACTTCGCCTCCGACCAGTTCATGCAGTGGTTCATCAAGGAGCAGGTCGAGGAGCTGTCCAAGATGGGCGACCTGCTGGCCGTCGTGACCCGCTCCAAGGCCGACTACGAGCGCATCGAGGACTGGGTCGCCCGCGAGGAGACCGGCGGCGAGACCGATCCCACCGCGCCGAGGATCGCCGGTGCGTAG
- a CDS encoding DivIVA domain-containing protein, producing MSDQPGLSIFDSSSSSNDASFPLARRGGYDSDAVDAWVRTQNAELQRVADSLRASQDENETLRETIENLKDRVEAVEKPTYTGLGNHAAQLLGLAEQEAEDVRNRAIREADELVKKAEEEAAMVRATANHDAEEMRGRAVVELEEKRKQLLEDAEAMHADAVAHTEDLRAQAEREAAQVKLAAEQDAQNARLGATREVEQARAAADREVTEARRVLAVEKERLAREASENHASAMEQTGKLVQDAETRAKAADERAREMMAQATKSREAASADAARLLENAKTEASQQVSSASAEAQKIRATATTDAERQTRSLRAEVEELQRKRDGIMAQMGQLRDIVATFAPGAATEPPATEASTAAADTDEPEADEVDDESSASSSS from the coding sequence ATGTCCGACCAGCCCGGTTTGTCCATCTTCGACTCCTCCTCGAGCTCCAACGACGCGTCGTTCCCGCTGGCGCGCCGGGGCGGCTACGACAGCGACGCCGTCGACGCATGGGTGCGCACCCAGAACGCCGAGCTGCAGCGCGTCGCCGACAGCCTGCGCGCGAGCCAGGACGAGAACGAGACGCTGCGCGAGACGATCGAGAACCTGAAGGATCGCGTCGAGGCCGTCGAGAAGCCCACCTACACGGGCCTCGGCAACCACGCGGCCCAGCTGCTCGGCCTGGCCGAGCAGGAGGCCGAAGACGTCCGCAACCGGGCGATCCGCGAGGCCGACGAGCTCGTCAAGAAGGCCGAGGAAGAAGCCGCCATGGTGCGCGCCACGGCCAACCACGACGCCGAGGAGATGCGCGGACGGGCCGTCGTCGAGCTCGAGGAGAAGCGCAAGCAGCTGCTCGAGGACGCCGAGGCGATGCACGCCGATGCCGTGGCCCACACCGAGGACCTCCGCGCCCAGGCCGAGCGCGAGGCCGCACAGGTCAAGCTCGCCGCCGAGCAGGACGCGCAGAACGCCCGACTCGGCGCGACCCGCGAGGTCGAGCAGGCGCGCGCCGCCGCCGACCGCGAGGTCACCGAGGCGCGTCGCGTGCTCGCGGTCGAGAAGGAGCGCCTGGCCCGCGAGGCGTCCGAGAACCACGCGTCCGCGATGGAGCAGACCGGCAAGCTCGTTCAGGACGCCGAGACCCGCGCCAAGGCCGCCGACGAGCGGGCCCGCGAGATGATGGCGCAGGCCACCAAGTCGCGCGAGGCCGCCAGTGCCGACGCGGCACGCCTGCTCGAGAACGCCAAGACCGAGGCGTCGCAGCAGGTGTCGAGCGCCAGCGCCGAGGCCCAGAAGATCCGCGCGACGGCCACGACCGACGCCGAGCGCCAGACCCGGTCGCTGCGGGCCGAGGTCGAGGAGCTGCAGCGCAAGCGCGACGGCATCATGGCCCAGATGGGTCAGCTGCGCGACATCGTGGCGACCTTCGCCCCGGGAGCCGCGACCGAGCCGCCGGCCACCGAGGCCAGCACCGCCGCTGCCGACACCGACGAGCCTGAGGCCGATGAGGTCGACGACGAGTCATCGGCCTCGAGCTCCAGCTGA